One genomic region from Cydia amplana chromosome Z, ilCydAmpl1.1, whole genome shotgun sequence encodes:
- the LOC134661911 gene encoding uncharacterized protein LOC134661911, producing the protein MQSRLSGLAKMWHNALRSYEMTWLEWKERILEAFPQNLDYAEALKEMINRKKLFTETMTHYFYSKCNMLTKCEITGDKAVSCLIEGLPFHLKTSARAGNYRTPGELYSQFLCMNDEKKGPPNRQYPTRGKDFNAPSGSKEVIAGEQKPTSSANKPSVTCLLCKEAGHVVWSCPKNPNAVKCDVCGKTNHKTEQCFRKASVNLVDSQSRKVVRMDECQ; encoded by the exons ATGCAGTCACGCCTGTCGGGTTTAGCAAAAATGTGGCATAATGCTCTACGGAGTTACGAGATGACATGGCTTGAATGGAAGGAACGGATTCTTGAGGCTTTTCCTCAAAACCTGGATTATGCTGAGGCTCTTAAGGAAATGATCAATAGAAAGAAATTATTCACTGAGACAATGACACACTATTTTTATTCTAAATGTAACATGTTAACGAAATGCGAAATCACGGGTGACAAGGCTGTGTCATGTTTGATCGAAGGGCTACCATTTCACTTAAAAACCTCAGCTAGAGCAGGTAACTACAGAACCCCTGGTGAGTTATATTCTCAGTTCTTGTGTATGAACGATGAGAAAAAGGGACCTCCAAACCGACAATATCCAACGCGTGGCAAAGATTTCAACGCTCCAAGTGGGTCAAAGGAAGTGATCGCAGGAGAACAGAAGCCTACATCATCAGCAAACAAACCATCGGTAACCTGTCTTTTGTGCAAGGAAGCAGGTCACGTCGTGTGGTCCTGTCCGAAGAATCCCAACGCTGTTAAATGTGACGTCTGCGGGAAGACGAACCACAAGACGGAGCAGTGTTTCCGGAAGGCTTCGGTGAATCTTGTTGACTCCCAG AGTCGCAAAGtcgtcaggatggacgagtgtcaATAA